A window of Ignicoccus hospitalis KIN4/I contains these coding sequences:
- a CDS encoding protein-L-isoaspartate O-methyltransferase has protein sequence MEEKKRELIRNLIAEGYIKRKEVAEAMMKVPRELFVPEELRHMAYEDTPLPIGAGQTISAPHMVAYMVEAAELRRGDKVLEVGTGSGYHAAVMAELVGPEGHVYTIERIPELAERARERLKALGYNNVTVLVGDGSKGYPPAAPYDKIIVTAAAKRVPEALLKQLKVGGIMVIPVEEEPGYQVLYKIIKTPEGYVIKKLLPVAFVPLIEEE, from the coding sequence TTGGAGGAGAAGAAGAGGGAATTGATAAGGAACTTGATCGCTGAAGGTTACATAAAGAGGAAGGAAGTAGCCGAAGCGATGATGAAGGTGCCCAGGGAGCTGTTCGTTCCGGAGGAGCTCCGACACATGGCCTACGAGGACACCCCCCTTCCGATAGGGGCGGGACAGACGATAAGTGCGCCCCACATGGTCGCTTACATGGTCGAGGCTGCCGAGCTGCGGAGGGGCGACAAGGTCCTAGAGGTGGGCACGGGTTCTGGCTACCACGCGGCCGTAATGGCAGAGCTGGTGGGGCCGGAGGGCCACGTTTATACTATAGAGAGGATCCCCGAGCTCGCCGAGCGCGCGAGGGAGAGGCTAAAGGCGTTGGGATACAACAACGTCACCGTGCTGGTGGGCGACGGAAGCAAGGGCTACCCGCCCGCCGCCCCTTACGATAAGATAATAGTAACTGCCGCGGCGAAGAGGGTTCCAGAGGCCCTCTTGAAGCAGCTCAAGGTGGGGGGAATAATGGTGATCCCAGTGGAGGAGGAGCCGGGATATCAAGTACTCTACAAGATAATCAAGACTCCGGAGGGATATGTAATAAAGAAGCTGCTGCCTGTAGCCTTCGTACCTTTAATCGAGGAGGAGTAG
- the hisS gene encoding histidine--tRNA ligase, with the protein MKLDPEPLRGFRDLFGEEAEALEAVTEEAEKLARNWSFERCYLPTVERFELFAMKSGVEIERSMYVFVDKGGRKVTLRPEATASAVRAYLRLLRPRPKPVKLFTVVNVFRYDEPQFARYREFYQADFEVFGASSPYQDSELLTMLHEYYENLGLPHEILLGSVKALRGVLSEEGIEERDQDVVLHYVDKGMIDKALELVENKARRPERAKEAVAVLSTKEGGEEVIKEGKELMESWGYKYRFEDLEEVLKYLPDDVKSVIRLKLGFARGLAYYTGLIYEVRVPGFPVSVAGGGRYDALTEVYGWERVPATGFAIGLDRTALALMKEGRRFVFRPTVAVLPLAEEARKVALEVQRELASLDVNSFLLTEQKSIKKALSFASSMNAKVAIIIGKKEVEENKVTIKNLEKGLQVSCGRAELLDCLSETLKTP; encoded by the coding sequence TTGAAGCTGGACCCCGAGCCGCTCAGAGGGTTCAGAGACCTCTTCGGGGAAGAGGCGGAGGCGTTGGAGGCGGTCACCGAGGAGGCGGAGAAGCTGGCTAGGAACTGGTCCTTTGAAAGGTGCTACTTACCCACGGTGGAGCGCTTCGAGCTCTTTGCCATGAAGAGCGGTGTGGAAATAGAGAGAAGTATGTACGTGTTCGTCGACAAGGGCGGAAGGAAGGTCACCCTCCGACCGGAGGCCACGGCTTCCGCAGTGAGGGCTTACTTGAGGTTGTTGCGTCCGAGGCCCAAGCCGGTGAAGCTCTTCACAGTAGTTAACGTCTTCAGGTACGATGAGCCTCAGTTCGCGAGGTACAGGGAGTTCTACCAAGCCGACTTCGAGGTCTTCGGGGCCTCGTCGCCGTACCAAGACTCGGAACTCTTGACCATGCTCCACGAGTACTACGAGAACTTGGGGCTCCCCCACGAGATACTCCTCGGCAGCGTTAAGGCTCTGAGGGGCGTCCTGTCCGAGGAAGGCATAGAAGAGAGGGACCAAGACGTGGTCCTTCACTACGTAGACAAAGGCATGATAGATAAGGCCTTGGAGCTTGTGGAGAACAAGGCGAGGAGGCCGGAGAGGGCCAAGGAGGCGGTCGCCGTATTGTCGACCAAGGAGGGGGGCGAGGAGGTAATCAAAGAGGGGAAGGAGTTGATGGAGTCTTGGGGCTACAAGTACCGTTTCGAGGACTTAGAAGAGGTGTTGAAGTATCTCCCGGATGACGTGAAGAGTGTAATAAGGTTGAAGTTGGGCTTCGCCCGCGGCTTGGCGTATTACACTGGTTTAATTTATGAAGTAAGGGTGCCGGGGTTCCCGGTGTCGGTGGCCGGAGGGGGGAGGTACGACGCGCTCACGGAGGTTTACGGTTGGGAGAGGGTGCCGGCGACAGGCTTCGCCATAGGTTTGGACAGAACCGCCCTAGCGTTGATGAAAGAGGGAAGGAGGTTCGTGTTCAGACCAACCGTCGCCGTGTTGCCCTTAGCCGAGGAGGCGAGGAAGGTAGCCTTAGAGGTCCAGAGGGAGCTCGCCTCCTTAGACGTAAACTCCTTCTTGCTAACCGAACAGAAGAGTATTAAGAAGGCACTTTCCTTTGCCTCTTCCATGAATGCTAAGGTTGCTATAATAATAGGGAAGAAGGAGGTAGAGGAGAATAAAGTTACCATAAAGAACTTGGAAAAGGGCCTCCAAGTGAGCTGCGGGCGGGCGGAGCTGTTGGACTGTTTGAGCGAGACGTTGAAAACTCCGTGA
- the ppa gene encoding inorganic diphosphatase produces the protein MSLEKLGPGKDAPEVVNVVIEIPMGGYVKYEMDKDTGLIKVDRVLYTAMYYPFNYGFIPGTLEEDGDPVDVLVLSYDPFYPGTYLKAKPVGVLLMEDEEGPDSKIIAVPVEKVDPRFKDIKDVNDIPQIIKDKIKHFFEHYKELEPGKWVKIKDWLPKEEAYKKIKAAIDRYQQNKRSSALTSGQGQ, from the coding sequence TTGAGTTTAGAGAAGCTGGGTCCCGGGAAGGACGCCCCCGAGGTCGTTAACGTAGTGATAGAAATACCTATGGGAGGCTACGTCAAGTACGAGATGGACAAAGATACTGGGTTAATAAAGGTGGACAGAGTGCTCTACACCGCTATGTACTACCCCTTCAACTACGGCTTCATACCGGGCACGCTGGAAGAGGACGGCGACCCCGTGGACGTCTTGGTCCTGAGCTACGACCCCTTCTACCCCGGCACCTACCTAAAAGCCAAGCCGGTCGGCGTGCTCCTCATGGAGGATGAAGAAGGTCCCGACAGCAAGATTATCGCCGTCCCGGTGGAGAAGGTCGACCCGAGGTTCAAGGACATTAAGGACGTCAACGACATACCACAGATAATAAAGGACAAGATAAAACACTTCTTCGAACACTACAAGGAGCTGGAACCCGGCAAGTGGGTCAAGATAAAGGACTGGTTACCGAAGGAGGAAGCTTACAAGAAAATAAAGGCGGCCATCGACCGGTATCAACAAAATAAGCGCTCGAGCGCCCTAACGAGCGGGCAAGGGCAGTGA
- a CDS encoding AbrB/MazE/SpoVT family DNA-binding domain-containing protein, producing MIERRRLVRLGRSTLVVSLPADWIKKKGLKAGDVLTLVIEDNYIKIVPDTSVSSEKVTVTIEVKGRVEGLYRAIIAAYIAGTDIIRITFENNSLLYQIMKHVKTAMNQLIGLEIVEQRPNEMVLQTFISGSEQNPTELTKRLVGLISLMIGQLLEGDQLEYLQELENEVDKLYRLALRTLNSSSEPDIFVTNLLTSLEMTSDSLVPLAQSLGDGRKEVIDVLNIAKEVVDFLHSIESAGERLSEVDEKIEVLEMVEDEIEKRELDEKLKYRLMLFVHNLKNVLLMLHNMEVRDVVKKSKERKLVI from the coding sequence TTGATAGAACGAAGGAGGTTAGTGAGGCTAGGGCGTTCTACCTTAGTCGTGTCGCTTCCCGCGGACTGGATAAAGAAGAAGGGGCTGAAGGCCGGCGACGTCCTCACCTTGGTGATAGAAGATAACTACATAAAGATAGTGCCCGATACGTCGGTCTCTTCAGAAAAGGTGACGGTTACAATTGAGGTCAAGGGGAGGGTTGAAGGTCTCTACAGAGCTATAATAGCGGCCTACATAGCCGGCACGGACATAATAAGAATAACATTCGAAAACAATTCGCTGTTATACCAAATAATGAAACACGTCAAGACCGCTATGAACCAGTTGATAGGGTTGGAGATAGTGGAGCAAAGGCCCAACGAGATGGTGCTTCAAACGTTCATAAGCGGGAGCGAACAGAACCCGACGGAGCTGACCAAGAGGCTCGTAGGCTTGATATCCTTAATGATAGGGCAATTGCTAGAAGGGGACCAACTCGAGTACCTACAAGAGTTGGAGAACGAGGTAGACAAGCTCTACCGCCTCGCGCTCCGTACTTTGAACTCGTCCTCAGAGCCGGACATCTTCGTGACAAACTTGCTGACGTCGTTGGAAATGACTTCGGACAGCTTGGTGCCCTTAGCCCAGTCGTTGGGGGACGGAAGGAAGGAGGTCATAGACGTCCTTAACATAGCCAAGGAAGTAGTTGACTTCTTGCACAGCATAGAAAGCGCGGGGGAGAGGTTGAGCGAGGTGGACGAGAAGATAGAGGTATTAGAAATGGTTGAGGATGAAATAGAAAAAAGGGAGTTGGACGAAAAGTTGAAGTACAGGTTGATGTTATTCGTCCACAACTTGAAGAACGTGCTCCTAATGCTCCACAATATGGAAGTCAGGGACGTGGTTAAGAAGAGTAAGGAGCGCAAGCTAGTGATCTAA
- the glmM gene encoding phosphoglucosamine mutase, which yields MGRLFGTDGVRGITNEGMTPELAMKVAQAACTWLGGGKVLVGRDVRYGGDMLVSAVLAGLSSCGCEPYYAGLVPTPALQYAVPRLGYDMGIMVTASHNPPQYNGVKVIGSNGVEVPRDAEREIEEIIFENKVRRVPYYEVKEAKREGRVLDVYIDGILADIDVQKVKNKEFKVVVDGANSVGSLATPLVLRKLGAKVLCLNCNLDPSFPGRHPEPTPQSLEETSRAAVAVGADLIVAHDADADRAIIGDEAGEVHWGDRSGALLTEHLAEKYPHLPKRTFTGVSSSHIVVDGYLRPKGIEVVWTPVGSVVIAHELIKRGGVSGFEENGGFMNPVHQPVRDGAMTAALFLEMLAQRGKRASELFSALPKAYAIKGKVYRGEKEELRGLYEALKSKYQDCQFTEIDGLKVVCENFWFLVRPSGTEPVVRIMVEATDPKKAKEVYSELESFVKAFLGST from the coding sequence TTGGGAAGGCTCTTCGGCACGGACGGAGTGAGGGGAATAACGAACGAGGGGATGACGCCGGAGCTGGCGATGAAAGTTGCCCAAGCGGCGTGTACGTGGTTAGGAGGAGGCAAGGTTCTGGTCGGGAGGGACGTCCGCTACGGCGGCGACATGCTGGTCTCAGCCGTGCTGGCGGGGCTGAGCTCTTGCGGGTGTGAGCCCTACTATGCTGGCCTCGTACCCACGCCCGCGCTGCAGTACGCGGTACCCCGCTTGGGCTACGACATGGGCATAATGGTAACTGCCTCCCACAACCCCCCTCAGTACAACGGCGTGAAGGTGATAGGCTCGAACGGGGTCGAGGTCCCGAGGGACGCCGAGAGGGAAATAGAAGAGATCATATTCGAGAACAAAGTGCGAAGGGTACCATACTACGAGGTCAAGGAGGCGAAGCGGGAGGGCAGGGTGCTGGACGTCTATATTGATGGTATCTTGGCCGATATAGACGTACAAAAGGTAAAGAACAAGGAGTTCAAAGTGGTGGTCGATGGGGCCAACAGCGTCGGCTCCCTCGCCACGCCCTTAGTGCTGAGGAAGCTGGGAGCCAAGGTTCTGTGCTTGAACTGCAACTTGGACCCCTCTTTCCCCGGCCGTCACCCCGAGCCCACCCCTCAGAGCTTGGAGGAGACCTCCCGCGCAGCCGTAGCCGTGGGGGCCGACTTGATAGTAGCCCACGACGCCGACGCCGACAGGGCGATAATTGGCGACGAGGCCGGCGAGGTCCACTGGGGCGACCGCTCCGGGGCCTTGCTCACGGAGCACTTGGCAGAGAAGTACCCCCACTTACCCAAGAGGACCTTCACGGGCGTCTCCTCTTCCCACATAGTAGTAGACGGCTACCTGAGGCCTAAAGGAATAGAAGTAGTCTGGACCCCCGTGGGGAGCGTGGTCATAGCACACGAGCTCATCAAGAGGGGAGGAGTGAGCGGCTTCGAGGAGAACGGCGGCTTCATGAATCCCGTCCACCAGCCGGTGAGGGACGGTGCCATGACGGCGGCGCTGTTCTTGGAGATGCTCGCCCAGAGGGGCAAGAGGGCCTCGGAGCTGTTCTCGGCCCTCCCCAAGGCCTATGCTATAAAGGGTAAGGTTTACAGAGGCGAGAAGGAGGAGTTGCGAGGGTTGTACGAGGCCCTCAAGTCCAAGTACCAAGACTGTCAGTTCACAGAAATAGACGGCTTGAAGGTAGTCTGCGAGAACTTCTGGTTCTTGGTCCGGCCCTCGGGGACGGAGCCGGTGGTGAGGATAATGGTCGAGGCGACGGACCCGAAGAAGGCCAAGGAGGTCTACTCGGAGCTGGAGAGCTTCGTCAAGGCCTTTCTAGGCTCAACTTAA
- a CDS encoding potassium channel family protein, protein MKAALNWLGDKLAAWAKSLYVHTLWWYSILFSRTSVIIAFVLITIVVISSIIFHHVEHKSLFEAIYWAIITVTTVGYGDVVPTSFQGRLLALALALSGFAGLTAALSIATHFIVEKAIREREGELTVKGTRIMIVGSSSACAYIATHLIREVGKRGRIVWVTSYDTPEKYVIKAREASVVIVKGSLTEVDTYVRGGIETASDIVICGKNDKEGLSSLAVIRSLMGKSLYPPRLIFIAHTKRAEKLAYQEFGADVVVALDSLGYLFKESLTDPTAAMFLSALSEEHPRLVEVNLFKKGGLLLAKIANNVYVLGRKERLTAHELSDALSKKRKKKIYVVAKVFGLNEVVPLRPGDYLEPHDVAVAVEFED, encoded by the coding sequence ATGAAGGCGGCGCTCAACTGGCTGGGCGACAAGCTGGCCGCTTGGGCCAAGTCGCTCTACGTTCATACGCTGTGGTGGTACTCCATACTTTTTAGCAGGACGTCGGTCATCATAGCGTTCGTACTGATAACGATAGTAGTCATCAGCTCCATAATATTTCACCACGTCGAGCACAAGTCCCTTTTCGAAGCGATATACTGGGCCATAATAACGGTAACCACCGTGGGTTACGGAGACGTCGTCCCCACGAGCTTCCAAGGGAGGCTCTTGGCTCTAGCTCTGGCCTTAAGCGGCTTCGCCGGGCTGACGGCAGCTTTGAGCATCGCGACGCACTTCATCGTGGAAAAGGCGATAAGGGAAAGGGAGGGTGAGTTAACAGTAAAAGGGACGAGGATAATGATAGTGGGCTCCTCGAGCGCGTGCGCTTACATAGCTACTCACTTGATACGGGAGGTTGGGAAGAGAGGCAGGATAGTGTGGGTCACGTCCTACGACACCCCGGAGAAGTACGTCATAAAGGCTAGGGAGGCAAGCGTCGTAATAGTAAAGGGATCCTTGACGGAGGTTGACACTTACGTGAGGGGAGGTATTGAGACGGCCAGCGATATTGTGATATGCGGTAAGAACGACAAGGAGGGGCTCTCGAGCCTTGCCGTGATAAGGAGCTTGATGGGGAAGAGCTTGTACCCCCCTAGGTTGATATTCATTGCCCACACCAAGAGGGCCGAGAAGCTCGCCTACCAAGAGTTCGGCGCCGACGTGGTGGTCGCTCTAGACTCCTTAGGCTACCTCTTCAAGGAGTCGCTGACCGACCCCACCGCGGCCATGTTCCTCTCCGCCCTCTCGGAGGAGCACCCCAGGTTGGTCGAGGTTAACTTGTTCAAAAAGGGAGGCTTGCTCCTAGCGAAGATAGCTAATAACGTGTACGTCTTGGGCAGGAAGGAACGCCTCACGGCACATGAGCTCTCCGACGCCTTAAGTAAGAAGAGGAAGAAGAAGATATACGTGGTGGCCAAGGTATTTGGATTGAACGAGGTCGTGCCACTGAGGCCCGGCGACTACTTGGAGCCTCACGACGTGGCCGTGGCGGTCGAGTTCGAGGACTAG
- a CDS encoding PfkB family carbohydrate kinase, whose translation MKKVAAVGGLDPSGGAGIEMDVKVGSAVGVHVHPVATAITYQTPTEFYGSKCTDIEVLEGQLKAVKGVRNWKLGMLCNERIAETLLKYLEGVVVVDPVLKATAGGTLYEGSLETYKKILSVSFAVTPNALEAEALTGLRVRTVDDAIRAAEALAEAGPKLVVITGGHLEIFADVIYYDGYVEVIRGTRKVTSFHGSGSFMAMALASYLALGEAPVVAARKAVGYTRVAHLFSQGKEALDPLYQMRYDAVRHCMYEEYKYFIEWLESLPFEKAKKIAPEVGINVAYSVPKELVRGKGSVLGVPGRLRLTPRGLRSCCNPWWGQADHTARLLLEAQKYNPKLRVAMNIRYSPENVAALSGAGYEVYELKRETEPPGEESMRWAAKKAYSDLGKVPDVIYDKGFYGKEAMIRLLTEGLEELKEMLRVVLQI comes from the coding sequence GTGAAGAAGGTGGCGGCCGTCGGCGGACTCGACCCCTCGGGGGGCGCCGGGATAGAGATGGACGTCAAGGTCGGCAGCGCCGTAGGCGTTCACGTTCACCCAGTGGCGACGGCCATCACTTACCAAACGCCCACCGAGTTCTACGGCTCTAAGTGCACCGATATAGAGGTTCTGGAAGGCCAACTCAAGGCCGTAAAGGGAGTGCGGAACTGGAAGCTAGGGATGCTCTGTAACGAAAGGATCGCGGAGACCTTGTTGAAGTACTTAGAAGGGGTGGTTGTGGTAGATCCCGTACTCAAGGCCACGGCCGGAGGAACGCTCTACGAGGGCAGTCTGGAAACTTACAAGAAGATCTTGTCGGTCTCCTTCGCAGTCACCCCCAACGCGCTCGAGGCCGAGGCCCTCACGGGCTTGAGGGTCCGCACGGTGGATGACGCCATAAGGGCGGCAGAGGCCTTGGCAGAGGCGGGCCCTAAACTCGTGGTAATAACTGGAGGTCACTTGGAGATCTTCGCCGACGTGATATATTACGACGGGTACGTAGAGGTGATAAGGGGGACGAGGAAGGTAACCTCCTTCCACGGGTCGGGGAGCTTCATGGCCATGGCATTGGCTTCCTACTTGGCGTTGGGGGAGGCCCCGGTGGTCGCCGCGAGGAAGGCCGTGGGCTACACTAGGGTCGCGCACCTCTTCTCCCAAGGCAAGGAGGCCCTCGATCCCCTGTACCAAATGAGGTACGACGCGGTCAGACACTGTATGTACGAGGAGTACAAGTACTTCATAGAGTGGCTTGAAAGCTTGCCCTTTGAGAAGGCAAAGAAGATCGCGCCGGAGGTAGGGATAAACGTCGCCTACTCGGTCCCGAAGGAGTTGGTGAGGGGCAAGGGCTCGGTGCTAGGGGTCCCCGGGAGGCTACGGCTGACCCCCAGAGGCCTTAGGTCTTGTTGCAACCCTTGGTGGGGCCAAGCCGACCACACGGCGCGCTTGCTGCTGGAGGCCCAGAAGTACAACCCGAAGCTGAGGGTCGCCATGAACATAAGGTACAGCCCGGAGAACGTCGCCGCGCTCTCCGGCGCGGGCTACGAGGTCTACGAGCTCAAGAGGGAGACCGAGCCGCCGGGGGAGGAGAGTATGAGGTGGGCAGCGAAGAAGGCCTACTCCGACTTGGGCAAGGTGCCGGACGTCATATACGACAAGGGCTTCTACGGCAAGGAAGCCATGATAAGGTTGCTCACTGAGGGCTTAGAGGAGCTTAAGGAAATGTTGAGGGTAGTCCTCCAGATTTAA
- a CDS encoding S16 family serine protease: MKQLAALLILTSLAFGLSQCYSQVRTVEVPVVGVSLGPGGEERGVVGTLQVTVAYPGKGEIYVASEPLTEVDTQGVARVAVLVASALAHKDWTKYDFFFKFRTPSVIVGGPSAGLAMTVAAYSALTGTPLREDVAGTGTVGPDGVVGPVGGVYAKMVAAAKSGYKVFVVPKGEEVVTRKVVETEPLPFGIVQRLRTEKVNLIEEGKRLGVEVVPAATAYDALRVWLKGAELPECKPDVRLPGDVLRLMREWKEHYLKLYEGARSEARRLTQESVALLSEAERMARAAGEEKDPYEAVNYAFTAAILAEEAKWYDEVALSGFRALVKLSDEVESKINEANATIMNSLTYDVNKLDPLLTAATRVLKAYYFYHAALNSTDLGNIIYYLVLAKYYSEAAKTWIALTSLEPPGPKADPEALWRDALALYSSAGELFAYYTTIGSQVGAVPSRELEVAVGVYKEANDMPAIYKLAASTYLSALVTYSLHTTYNISSETMIDKVMAALSCNAALALDRGLKPYAAEIYYTSARASEGEAAFLYAALASTHFLLLSLLA; encoded by the coding sequence TTGAAGCAGCTCGCCGCTCTGCTGATCCTGACCTCCTTGGCCTTCGGACTGAGCCAGTGCTACTCTCAAGTCCGCACGGTCGAGGTGCCGGTGGTGGGCGTAAGCCTCGGGCCCGGGGGAGAGGAGCGCGGGGTGGTCGGCACCTTACAAGTGACCGTCGCCTACCCCGGGAAGGGCGAAATCTACGTCGCCTCCGAGCCCTTAACGGAGGTGGATACCCAAGGCGTCGCCCGCGTCGCCGTGCTCGTCGCCTCGGCCTTGGCACACAAGGACTGGACCAAGTACGACTTCTTCTTTAAGTTCAGGACGCCCAGCGTGATAGTTGGCGGCCCCAGCGCCGGGCTAGCGATGACCGTCGCGGCCTACTCCGCCCTCACTGGGACCCCCCTTAGGGAGGACGTCGCCGGCACGGGCACGGTGGGGCCCGACGGGGTTGTCGGGCCAGTGGGAGGGGTTTACGCGAAGATGGTCGCGGCGGCTAAGAGCGGTTACAAGGTGTTCGTGGTCCCTAAGGGAGAGGAAGTCGTTACGAGGAAAGTAGTAGAAACCGAGCCCCTGCCCTTCGGGATAGTACAACGCTTGAGGACTGAGAAGGTCAACTTGATAGAGGAGGGGAAGAGGCTGGGCGTGGAAGTAGTCCCGGCCGCAACGGCCTACGACGCCTTGAGGGTGTGGTTGAAGGGCGCGGAGCTGCCGGAGTGCAAGCCCGACGTCCGGCTGCCAGGGGACGTCTTACGACTGATGAGGGAGTGGAAGGAGCACTACTTGAAGCTGTACGAGGGGGCCCGCTCCGAGGCCCGGAGGCTCACCCAAGAGTCCGTCGCCTTGCTCTCCGAAGCTGAAAGGATGGCTAGGGCAGCGGGCGAGGAAAAGGACCCGTACGAGGCCGTGAACTACGCCTTCACGGCCGCGATACTGGCCGAGGAGGCCAAGTGGTACGACGAGGTGGCCCTTAGCGGCTTCAGGGCGCTAGTGAAGCTCAGCGACGAGGTGGAGAGTAAAATAAACGAGGCCAATGCTACTATAATGAACAGCTTGACTTATGACGTTAACAAGTTGGATCCGCTCCTCACCGCGGCCACCAGGGTCCTAAAGGCTTACTACTTCTACCACGCCGCCTTGAACAGCACCGACTTGGGGAACATAATTTATTACTTGGTACTGGCTAAGTACTACTCCGAGGCAGCCAAGACTTGGATCGCGTTGACCTCTTTGGAGCCGCCGGGACCTAAGGCAGACCCGGAGGCCCTCTGGAGGGACGCCTTGGCGCTTTACTCCTCCGCCGGCGAGCTATTCGCCTACTACACCACCATAGGCTCTCAAGTGGGCGCGGTCCCCTCGCGCGAGCTCGAGGTGGCGGTGGGGGTTTACAAGGAGGCCAACGACATGCCGGCGATATACAAGCTGGCGGCCAGCACCTACTTGTCGGCCCTCGTCACCTACAGCCTCCACACAACTTACAACATTTCCTCCGAGACCATGATAGACAAGGTGATGGCC